In the genome of Candidatus Campbellbacteria bacterium, one region contains:
- a CDS encoding MFS transporter — protein sequence MGFLFYFSQWLVIDQGKPAWWYNIALVVASVLFIFTAPIISKKIDTLKVKIIGLRFWTALTFIGYLVVALLTMLSDGAEALVTVVYALSTYTYLTCFLYFTPMLNDLSNGTDRSWKSGIGQGANSLGQVVGVLITLPFVNGITLFGDPGRAQALLPATILFGLLALPMLLFYREDQNIVLIKNSIEPRPTLVSLFKEVFAYKPLALLLIAYFLFSDVMLTFANNFPLYLETVHQTTDTVKSILTAGILVLAAAGAVLFGKIADKKGNLKVLKMILITWCFIFLAMVLVTDFKILVPIFLFAGILFGPVWGISRALVGELAPPNLVASSFSYYVVAERFATFVGPAIWSIVLVVVGENVRGYQTGLASLALLLVVSLFFLNKIERSKLKALAGLAEQG from the coding sequence ATGGGATTTCTATTTTATTTTTCACAATGGCTTGTTATCGATCAGGGGAAGCCCGCTTGGTGGTATAACATTGCGCTCGTTGTTGCCTCTGTTCTTTTTATTTTTACGGCACCTATCATAAGTAAGAAAATTGATACCCTAAAAGTAAAAATTATAGGGCTTCGCTTCTGGACCGCTCTTACTTTCATCGGATATTTAGTAGTGGCTCTACTCACGATGCTTTCGGATGGCGCAGAGGCTTTGGTTACAGTGGTATATGCACTTTCAACGTATACGTACCTTACCTGTTTCTTGTACTTTACTCCGATGTTAAATGATTTGTCGAATGGTACTGATCGTTCATGGAAATCAGGAATAGGGCAAGGTGCAAACTCACTTGGTCAGGTGGTAGGAGTTTTGATTACTCTTCCTTTTGTAAATGGAATTACGTTATTTGGTGATCCGGGAAGGGCACAGGCTTTGTTGCCCGCCACAATCCTTTTTGGATTACTTGCATTGCCCATGCTTCTTTTTTATCGAGAGGATCAAAATATAGTTTTGATTAAGAATAGTATTGAACCTCGACCAACCCTCGTGTCTTTGTTCAAAGAAGTTTTTGCATATAAACCCTTGGCGCTTCTTTTGATTGCCTACTTTTTATTCAGTGATGTGATGCTTACATTTGCCAATAATTTTCCGCTTTACTTAGAAACCGTGCATCAGACAACTGACACTGTAAAATCTATTCTTACCGCAGGCATTCTTGTTCTTGCGGCCGCAGGAGCAGTTCTCTTTGGTAAAATTGCTGACAAAAAAGGAAATCTAAAGGTTTTGAAAATGATTCTTATAACGTGGTGTTTCATTTTTCTGGCGATGGTGTTGGTCACAGATTTTAAGATACTCGTCCCAATCTTTCTATTTGCTGGGATATTATTTGGTCCAGTGTGGGGGATAAGCAGAGCCCTTGTAGGGGAACTTGCTCCACCAAACCTCGTAGCTTCTTCTTTTAGTTATTATGTCGTTGCAGAGAGGTTTGCAACATTTGTTGGTCCCGCTATATGGAGCATTGTTCTTGTTGTTGTCGGAGAGAATGTTCGAGGATATCAAACAGGACTTGCCTCGCTTGCTCTGCTTCTGGTAGTAAGTCTATTTTTCTTAAATAAGATAGAGAGGAGTAAATTAAA
- a CDS encoding CYTH domain-containing protein produces the protein MEHKEIECRFLEIDKDKLVKILLGLGAKDLGEVMLEETIIYDQALKWKEANRFVRIRKTGERVKLSYKEHNAHAVDGAYEIEFDVSDYKKAELLFEKVGLVPYRHQQKKRHTLELDGVTFDIDTWPRIPTYVELEAENEGDLKKVVLKIGYDWKDAIFNNAAWVIEEKYGIPVRKLRWFTFDRME, from the coding sequence ATGGAACACAAAGAAATAGAATGCAGATTTTTGGAGATAGATAAAGATAAGTTGGTTAAAATCCTGCTTGGTCTTGGCGCAAAAGATTTAGGTGAAGTGATGCTCGAAGAAACAATTATTTACGATCAAGCTCTTAAGTGGAAGGAAGCAAATCGTTTTGTTCGGATAAGGAAAACGGGAGAGAGGGTAAAGCTTTCATATAAAGAACATAATGCTCATGCGGTAGATGGTGCGTATGAAATAGAGTTTGATGTAAGTGACTATAAAAAGGCTGAGTTACTCTTTGAGAAGGTGGGACTTGTACCGTACCGTCATCAGCAGAAAAAGCGCCACACACTTGAGTTGGATGGGGTTACGTTCGACATTGACACATGGCCCCGTATTCCGACCTATGTCGAACTCGAAGCTGAAAATGAGGGTGATTTAAAGAAGGTGGTTTTAAAAATTGGGTATGACTGGAAAGATGCGATTTTCAACAATGCCGCTTGGGTTATTGAGGAGAAGTATGGGATTCCGGTAAGGAAGTTGCGATGGTTTACTTTCGACAGAATGGAATAA